AAGAAAGCGTCAGCGATGACATCCTTCACAATGATCTTTCCTGCTGCTTCAGCATCAGATTGAGCCTTGTTTGCCGCATCTGTTCCCTGCTCATCCTTAATACGGTCATATTGAGCCCAAGTGAATACCTTGTCGGCGAACTCAGCTTCAGCTAGCTCATAACCCCAAGTCTTGAAAGCTCCTTCAGTAAACTTCATGATGTTACCTTTATGAACAAGAGTTACACTCTTACGGTTGTTATCAATAGCATACTGGATAGCTGCACGTACTAAACGGCTAGTCCCTTCCTTAGAAACAGGCTTGATACCAAGACCAGAAGTTTCTGGGAAACGAATTTTCTTGACTCCCATCTCATTCTGTAAGAAAGCAAGAACTTTCTTCACCTCTTCAGATCCTTCAGCCCACTCGATACCTGCATAGATATCCTCTGTGTTCTCACGGAAGATCACCATGTCTGTAAGTTCAGGATGCTTCACCGGAGACGGAACTCCTTCAAAGTATTGAACAGGACGAAGGCATGCATATAGATCTAACTCTTGACGAAGAGCAACGTTAATAGAGCGGATTCCTCCACCAACCGGAGTTGTTAAAGGTCCTTTAATAGCAACCAAGTATTCTGTGACCGCAGTCAAAGTATCTTGAGGCAACCATTCACCATAGGCGTTATAGGCTTTTTCTCCAGCAAATACTTCATACCAAGCGATCTTCTTTTCACCATTATATGCCTTTTCTACTGCTGCATCTAGAACTCGAACAGAAGCGTTCCAGATATCTGGGCCTGTTCCATCCCCTTCAATGAAAGGAATGATAGGATTGTTTGGTACATTTAACTTTCCGTTCTCAACTGTAATTTTCTCTCCACTTGTGGGCATCTCATAGCGTTGAAATAATGACACCTTTACCCCTCCTAAATATGTATACTTGTTGTTGAAGCATATTAAAGCATTGTGAAGAACTCCTGAAAATTCACCACAATGGCTTTTACGGGTGTGAATGTATTGCTGAATGGCTATTCATTTAAAATAAAGCACTTCATAATTATAGAATAATTAGCTACTTTTGTGAATGACTATCTAAAAAATTGACTGAACAGGTTGTAACCTTGAATAAAAAAGGCAGCCAACCCAGCAGCTATCAATGGTCCTACGGGTATGCCCTTGAACAATGAAACACTAAGTATCGTTCCCGCCACAATGGCCGTAGTTATAGTTGGATTATCCTTCAAGAGCGAGATCCCTGGAATAGGGATAACCGCAGCAACTATCCCTGCTACTAACGCAATAACACCGGCTGGTGATGTAACCGACTGCCATAATTCTTGGAAACCTATCGCTCCAGTGGCTATAGGAACCAATACAGCAATCATGAGAATGGTCACTCCCCAATTAATTCCATTCTTCTGCAACGGTGGGAATATCCACTTATCTAGATGAAATAGCTTCATGGCAATAAGGACAGAAGAGGCAATCACTATGGATTGATTCTTTCCAATAAGCCCAATTACTAATAAGACCAGCAGAAGGAGATAAGGTTGAACGCTTAACACTGCTCATTCTCTCCTCCTTTCTATTTTCCAATTCCATTACACCAAATATTGCTTTCTTAACCTTATTTATCATAACCTAAGGGTAGAAAGATTGGAAAGACTTCATTTTACCATTTTTGGTCAAAATGAGTAATAAACGAAAAGGAGTTGTTTCTATGGAACAACATTGGAAAACAACAGTTTTCCAACTCATTCGACTATTTATTGTCCTATTTTTTATTGTGGCTGCGATTTGGTTATTAGGTTTTGTTATACCCTTAATATATCCTTTTATTATAGGACTCATTATTGCGTTAATCATAAACCGACCTGTTAATGCCCTCGAAGGAAAGACAAAATTGCCACGTTGGGCAGCCGTATCGATTGTCTTAGTCTTCTTAATCGTTATTGTTTTTGGAGCCTTCACTCTGCTGATTACGCAATTAGTAATTGAGATTACCCATCTAATTGCTCTTATGCCTGTTTATATTCAAGATGCGACAAACTACCTTAATCAGTTTATTACTCAAGAGATTGTCACTAATTTTTACGATAACATTCAACATTACTATCAGTCTTTAGATGAGGGTTACAAAGAAAAAATCGGAGAAAACATTGGTCTTGGTTTAACAAAAATAGCTGCTGCAGGAACATTTCTTGTCAATTCTTTGCTAAATGGATTGCAAATTTTTCTCACATCGCTGCCCAATGCAGCAACTGTTCTAGTCATTTCATTGCTTGCTGCTTTCTTTATCAGTAATGATTTTTATCGCCTAAAACATAAAATTGCTAATTGGCTTCCTCAGGTTTTTAAGGCCAGGCTTGCTGTTATCTTCAATGACTTGAAGAAGGCCTTGTTTGGCTTTGTAAAGGCTCAAGTAACACTTGTAAGCATTACCGGCTTTATTGTGGTCATTGGTTTAATTGTCTTAAGGGTGGAATATGCCTTTACGATTGGAATCATCACAGGAATATTGGACTTGCTTCCCCTCCTTGGTACAGGTTTTGTGTTTGTCCCTTGGATCATCTATTTATTTATTAAAGGGAACTTCAGTCTTGTCATCGGACTCTCTATTTTGTATGGAATCGTTATCGTTCAGAGGCAGATTATGGAACCTAAAATCGTCGCTGAAAACATTGGCTTAGATCCCCTTGTCACTCTTATTTCACTTTTTGTCGGTCTGAAATTATTTGGGGTAGCTGGCTTAATCCTAGGCCCCGTAACGGTTGTCATTCTTAATGCCTTGATTAATGCGCACGTATTCGAAGATCTATGGAAGTATATTAAAGGTGAACCTATATAAAGCATAAGGAGAATGGACAATTAGCTCCATTCTCCTTGCGCATTTATCGGGCTCTCAACTGTTGTGCCTTCATAAAAGGACTATCATGAATGTTATCTAGATCAGGGTCATTTACCGTGCGGTAATCATAAGGATTTTGATAGGGTTGGTCTGTGTACGTTTGATTATTATTTTGGGTCGTGGCTCGACCGTCCGCATAACCGCATGAGGTTAGACTTACTGCGAAGAGTAGGAAGGTAAAGACCATCATCCCCATTTTTGAGCTTGTAGGCAACATATGCTCACCTCCTGACTCTTAGTTTGCTTATCAAGGAAGGAGTCTATATTGCTGGTTTATTCCAATGCTAAAAATACGCTGATACAAGCAAACTAATCCTGGAGGTGGTTCATAGATGACAGTAGGTACCAAAATTCAGCAAACCCTTGCTAGTGCAGAAGGAGTTAAGGCCAACCTTACCTCATTTGCGCTAGAAACCAATGATCAACAGGCCAAACAAATGTATAGTCAGTTAGCCCAATCGATGGAAAATATCGTTACCACTCTAAAGGATCGGGTAAGTTACGTGGAGCAACAAGAACCCCAATATAAACAGCAATAATTAATTAGGGGCCCATGCCCCTAGTTTGCTATAGACTAGCAAGGGTTTGCCAAAGCTGTTTTAATCTTTCTACTTCAGCTAAAGCCACCGTCTTATCTTCCTCCTTGACATAGACCTTAAATTGTTCGATGGCAATGTCCATCTGTGTCATTTCATCTGAGCTCGCATTTAGACTAATTCTTTTTCGGATTGACCCCCACCCATCAGATAGTTCATTGCCAATTTTTTGGGCTTCTCTCCAATTATCTTTTGAAATTTCTTTCTCAGCCTTTAAAATCCAACTTTTTATATCTTGCTGTTCGGTCATAGGTACCTTAAATGGATTCACACAAGACACTAACAACATTAATAGAACAAGTAATATGCTTAATCTCCTCAAGGTGATCACCTAACTCTTAACTTTGGAAATATGAGTTTCCACTTGACGAATCATTTTATCTAGTTGCCGTTTCATTTTATAATAATCCTTCTTCACTTTTTCATCCTCCGTAAGTAAGCTGAATTGATGAAAGTCTGCATGCAATTGATAAAATTGACTTAAGATATGCTCATATCCAGGATTTAAGTTTTCTCTCCAATCCTCCTTGCGGTCAACAAAGAATTGATCATGGCTATCAAGTTGGGCAAGGAATACTTCCTTTTCATCTTGTATTCCTTGTTCTCTAAGCTTACCTATAAGCCATGTTCTGTCCAACCCAGCTTCTATCAGCGCTTGTGAGTTGACGACCCCATCTTTAATAAAGGTGATAGAGTTTTGTTCACTACGTACAGGAAGATTCATATCACTTGCGGTTAAAGGCCTCTTATTCGACTTAGGCATAACACTTAATTGGCCATTCACTTCCATAATGGCAAATTCCACATCAGCTACTGCAAAAATATTTTTTTGACGTAATAACATCATGAGCTGGTCTAAATCAAGACGTTCTTTACGCAAGTTATGGTCGACGATACGCCCGTTTCGAATAAGAACCCTAGGTTCTCCTTGAATATATCTTCTCATTATCGGACTCTTCAAGCCAATGATAGCGAAGGCAATGGGGATAACCGCCCAAACTGCCATTCCAAATATTCCATTCATTGATTGAATATCCAGTTCTATCGACATTGCAGAAGCGATAGAACCAATTGTGATGCCAACTAAATACTCAAATACAGTCAGCTGAGACAATTGTTGTTTCCCAATTAGCCTAGTAAAGAAAAAAAGGATAAAAAAGGCAGCTAAAGAACGTATAAGTACTAACATGGTTATCGACACGGACATCTCACCTCACTTTAATATCCTTCCCTATATTTGTGTCATATTTCCAATAGTTTTCCCCTTATTTTTCTCAACTCAAAAAAAAAGACCTCTCTAATGAGAAGTCTTCAAAATAGCTTTATTCGATGCCATCAATAATCATGCGATACAGCTCTGGCATCTTTGATCTTAGGTTTACAGGCTTGAGATCTGTAGTTGCAAAGACGTGTTGTGTCCATCCCTCAGCCAACAATTGATCATCCTTAACGCGCTTAACCTGATATTTAAACGTCAGTCGAACACCCTTAAGCTCACTCACGGTTGTCTCAACTTTTAACTCGTCTTCATATTTCGCCGCTTGTATGTATTTACATTGAACTTCCAAAACCGGCAGCAAGATGCCCATCTGCTCCAGATGAGAATAAGAAATACCTAGCTCTCTAATGTAATCGGTCCTTCCAATCTCAAACCACACTAAGTAATTCGCATGATAGACTACCTTCATTTGGTCTGTCTCTTGATATCTTACTCTTACCCTTGATTCCACTGTTCTTGGCATGCTCTCTCTACTCCTCTACTAAAAAGATAAAACCAAGCCCAATTTTTTAGGACCTGGTCGAATCTCTCTTAACACCTTAATTATTAATAAGAGTCGTAAATTGACCCATAGATGCAAATTTCTCATAGCGTTCTTTCTTTAACTCATCAGCAGACTTCGTTTTTAGTTCCTTTAAATGAACCAGTATGGCTTCCTTCATCAGCTCAGCCTGCTTCGAAACCTCTCTGTGCGCTCCGCCAAAAGGTTCAGGAATAATCGCATCAATAACCCCTAATTCCTTAAGATCTTTAGCGGTAATCTTCATATGCTCAGCTGCTCTCTGCGCTAAGCTCGAATCCTTCCAAAGGAGAGCCGCTGCTCCTTCTGGGGAAATGACAGAGTAAAAGGAGTTCTCTAGCATAAGGATTCGATTACCCATACCAAGAGCAAGGGCCCCACCGCTTCCGCCTTCTCCTGTCACGATGCAGATAATCGGTACCGATAGACCAGCCATCTCCCTTAAATTTCGGGCAATCGCTTCACTCTGACCTCTCTCCTCCGCTGCAATCCCTGGATATGCTCCTGGAGTGTTGATTAAACAGATAATCGGGCGGTTAAATTTATCCGCTTGATGCATTAGACGGAGAGCTTTTCTATAACCTTCAGGGTGCGGCATCCCAAAGTTTCTAGCAATATTATCTTTGGTATCCTTCCCCTTCTGATGACCAATAATGGTAATCGGCTGCCCTTCTAGTTTAGCAATTCCGCCAACAATAGCTGCATCATCTCCGAAAACTCGGTCACCATGGAGCTCTATAAAATCAGTGCAAAGATACTTAATATAATCAAGTGTCGTAGGTCTTTCCGGGTGACGGGCGATTTGGACTCGTTGCCATGGAGTAAGGTTACCGTAGATTTCCTTTTGAAGAGCACGGGCTTTTTCCTCCAGCTTTGCAATTTCATCTGTAAAATCTATTCCCTTTTCCTCTGTAAACTTACGTAACTCCGCTATTTTATTCTGCAATTCTACAAGGGGCTTCTCAAACTGCAAATCACCAGCCATTAGATCTTCCCCCTTACCGTATGAATGTCTAGAATCTTGCCGAGGAAGTTTCTCATATCCTTGCGATGAACAACCTGATCAAGCTGGCCGTGCTGGAGAAGAAACTCTGCCGTTTGAAAATCCTTCGGGAGCTCCTGACGAATGGTTTGTTCTATAATTCGACGTCCTGCAAACCCGATAAGCGCCCCTGGCTCGGCTAAATTATAATCTCCTAACGTAGCAAAGCTTGCAGAAACCCCACCCGTCGTGGGATTCGTCATGATCGAAATAAATAAACCACGCTCTTCATGGAGTTTTGCAAGACCTGCGCTTGTTTTCGCCATCTGCATCAGACTAAGCACACCTTCCTGCATTCTCGCTCCCCCGGAAGCGGAAAACAGAATAAAAGGGTATTTTTTCTCAATAGCTCTTTCAATGGCTCTAAAAATCTTTTCGCCAACAACCGAACCCATACTCCCCATACGGAAGCGCGAATCCATTACCCCAATGACTACAGGATGACCCATAATTGTCCCTTCTCCTGTTAATACTGCTTCATTGAGATTCGTCTTCTCCATATCCTTCTCTACCTTATCTAAGTAGTCAGGGAAGGATAAGGGATCTACTGAAATCATATCACTATCATACTCAAAGAAATGACCTTCATCTAAGGTCGCATGAATACGTTCGAAGGAGTTCATGGCAAAATGATGACCACATGAAGAACATACCTTCAAATTCTTCTCTAATTCTTTTGTATAAGAAATGGAACCGCACTGGGTACATTTGACCATTAGTCCTTCCGGAATTTCCTTCTTTTCCACGGGAGATGGTTGTTCTGTAGTCAGAGGGCTAGAAATCGTTGCGTACTTCTTTCTCTTATAAAAGATATCTTTTAACAAAACATACACCTCTTATCAAACGAACTCGAGGTTCGAAAGTTTTTACTGCAAGATAGAACTTAGAATTTCTTGAATCTCTTCTAGTTCCGTCTCTGGAACAAGGACTTCGAAATGTTTAGACACTGACGCTTGTCTAATTTTGACTAAAAACCCTTCAGCAGTTAGCCTATCCTGGATCTTCTCTGCCATCTTAGCGCTAGGAGCTATATAAATTACTGTCCACATTTTGGGTCCTCCCATCAAAAACGTCCATCACTGATATCATGCACTAACTTGTGGGTTAGATGCTCCCTCATCCGCTCTTCGGCCTGTTCCGGATTCCGGTTTCGGATGGATTCAAGTATTCCTCTATGCTGCTCTATCATCAATTCTAATGTGACTTCGTTGGTTAGAGAATTTTCCCTTATCGTTTTACTGTATTCTATTATGGGAATCCAGATTCGTTGCAGAACTGAATTCCTGCTGGCTCGAGCGATAGCACGGTGAAACTCAAAGTCCTCTTCGACCGGTGAGAGTCCAGAACGTATCTTATCCTCCGCATCTAAGATAGACTGTTCCATAATTTGAATATACTTATCATTCGCTCGCGTGCATGCTAAGCGTACGGCGTCTAGTTCTAGTATCATCCTCATCTCGGATAAATCTTTGGTGGCCTTTCTATCGCGTAATAAATAGTAACCTAGAATATCAAACAGTTTATTATGGCGGTAATGCTCGATGAAAGTCCCTTCTCCCCTTCGGGTTGTGATTAACCCTAACAGCTCGAGTGCCCTGAGTGCTTCCCGGACCGATGATCTCCCTACCTTCAGTCGTTCGGAGAGCTCCCGTTCCGAAGGAAGTTTGTCACCGGGGCGAAGATTGTCTTCTTCTACAATTCGGTTCAATTCCAGTAATATACCATGGTAGACTTTATCCCCTGTAGAAGGACCAATTAGCATAGGGACACCTCGCTTTCAAACGGAATGAAGAAATAAATGATTAGAACAGATAACAGGAAAAGAAGGAAATCTAATGATTCCCTTACTCTTTAAACACTATTTGATCGTTGCTAAGCCTAACGTTTTTTCTTTAATTTCCTGTGGATCTACTTTCAAGCGAGAAACGCCGCTATCCATGGCCGCTTGAGCAACAGCCGACGCAACATGGGCTGCCACTCTTGGATCGAAAGGATTCGGTATGACATACTCTTCATTTAACTCGCTAGCGGAAACTAGATCTGCTATAGCATAAACTGCAGCAATCTTCATGGCTTCATTGATTTGCGTTGCCCTGACATCCAGTGCTCCTCGGAAAATTCCAGGGAAAGCCAGAACATTATTGACTTGGTTAGGAAAGTCAGATCTACCTGTTCCTACAACTCGTGCTCCTGCTTCCAACGCATCGACTGGCATGATCTCTGGATCAGGATTAGCCATAGCAAAGATAATTGAATCCCGATTCATGGACTCGACCATGGCCTTCGTTACAGCGCCTTTCACGGACACGCCAATAAACACATCCGCCCCCACCATCGCGTCAGAGAGCGATCCAACTCGATTGGACTTATTCGTTAATTTTGCCATCTGTTCTTTAATAGGATTCATTCCATTGGGTCTTCCGTCATAAATAATTCCCTTCGTATCGCACAAGAGAACATCCTTGACCCCCATACTCAACAACAATTTAATAACAGCTATTCCAGCCGCTCCAGCTCCGTTAACGACAACTTGGATCTCTTCCATAGACTTGTCTACAATCTTCAATGCATTAATAAGACCGGCCGCTGTTACAATAGCGGTCCCATGCTGATCATCATGGAAAACAGGGATATCGCACTCCTTCTTGAGACGTTCTTCTATGGCGAAGCATTGCGGTGCAGCAATATCTTCAAGATTAACGCCTCCAAAGGTTGGAGCTAACATTTTCACACTTTCTACAATCTTGTCCACATCTGAAGTGGATAAGCAAAGTGGGAAAGCATCGACACCCGCAAAAGACTTAAACAATACGGCTTTACCTTCCATTACCGGCATCGCCGCCTGCGGCCCGATATTTCCCAATCCTAATACAGCCGTTCCGTCCGAAACTACAGCAACTAGATTTCCCTTCATAGTGTAGTCATAGACTTTACTCTCGTCTTCAAAGATCTCTTTGCAAGGTTCTGCAACGCCAGGAGAATAAGCAAGACTTAGGTCTTGTGCATTCTTTACTGCAACCTTAGAGTGCACTCCAAGTTTGCCTTGACTTTCTTTATGCATTTGCAGAGCTGCCTCACGTAGTTTGGACACGGGTTACCCTCTCCTTACCGAAGTGGTCTGACCACTTGTTTCTTTTCCATAATTATAGCAGAAGTTATGCCCAAGTAAACTGTAAATTAATCGATAATTTCCGACCTATTGCGTCAGGTCACTATTTCGCCCATTCTTTCACGATTACTGATCCCTTGCCGACAAGGTTTTCAAGATCTTCAATCAAAGTCGGATGAATCTCAACGTTATATTTTTCCTGAAGCTTTTTGGTTTCCTTGCTTGTCTCATAATACAGATAAACCTCTGAGACTCCGGAATAATTTAGTACCGCGCTTTGGACATCTAGCAATTTACTTGATTTCTCCACCTCTTCTGAGAGTCGAATGAAAAGAGCTTTCTTCCTTGGCTCAGAACTCGATAGCGGCAGGCTTAACATATCCCACGCTCTCTGTACAATCAGCTTGACCTGATCTTCTTGGCTTTCCACTTTCCCTTGAACGACGAGTAACTTGCCTCGCTTCCACAGAGAAGGATCTTTTTCATATACGTTTGGAAAAACCACCATCTCAAGTCCAGACACCTTGTCCTCTAGCGTAGCAAAGGCCATCGGTACTCCTTTACGAGTATTAATCACTCTGCACTCCACCACCATGCCTGCGACCATGACATTCTGTTTACCATGTAGACTTTGATCTAAGCTATTTAGGGGAGTAATTTCCTTACGGTAGAGAATCGAATCATACTCATCTAGTGGGTGCCCTGACACAAATAAACCAAGAAGTTCCTTCTCAAGATTGAGAAGCTCTTTTTTCGTAAATGGAGGGATCTCTGGAAAGTCCACTTCACTTTCCTTTGCCTGTTCATTAGAAAACAAGCTGAATTGTCCATTCGACTGACTCTTTCTTAAATTTTGCCCAATTTCTATAACAACATCTAGTACGGACAATTTTTGAGCGCGGTGTCCAGGTAAACGATCCAATGCACCACTCTGTACAAGGGCCTCTAGTGTTCTTCGATTGCTGACCTTAGGATCCACACGCCGGCAAAAATCGGATAGACTGCTAAACGCTCCTCTTAGCTCTCTTTCTTGTAAGATCAATTGCACGGCTTGTACTCCCACGTTTTTTATTGCGGATAAGCCAAATAAGATACCCTTTCCATTCATAGAGAACAAAGACTGACTGTCGTTAATATCAGGAAGAAGAACTGGTATTCCTCTTTTTCTGCTTTCCTCAACGTACTCAGCAACCTTCACAGCATTACCTGCAGCTAGACTTAAACAAGCGGTTAGGAATTCTTGAGGATAGTTTGCTTTTAGGTAAGCCATTTGATAAGCAATTAAACTATACGCAGCGCTATGACTGCGATTAAACCCATAATCCGCGAATCGCACAATAAGATCATATAATTCTTGTCCAATGGACTCAGGGTAACCTTGCTGCACACACCCCGAGACAAATTGTGTCCGCTGTTGTTCCAGCACGTCTCTTTTCTTTTTGGATACGGCACGGCGCAAAACATCAGCCTCTCCTAAGGAATAACCAGCCATCTTCGATGCAATCTGCATAATTTGTTCTTGGTAAATGATAAAGCCATACGTATTTTTTAAGATAGGCCGTAGATCTTCATGAATATAGCTTACTTGCTTCCGCCCGTTTTTTGCCGCAGCAAAGTCCGGAATAATATCCATAGGCCCGGGGCGATATAAGGCCAGAATTGCGATGATATCCTCTAGAGAGGTCGGCTTTACTTCGCGTAAAGCATTTCTCATCCCAGAAGATTCAAGCTGGAATATCCCGGTTGTATCACCATGGGCAAGCATTTTATACGTTTTTTCATCCTCATGGGAAATTTGAGTTAATTGAAACTCCTGATCAGCATGTCTTCTTATAAGATCTAAGGTGTATTCAATAATGGTCAAATTTCTTAACCCCAAGAAATCCATCTTAAGCAAACCGATTTCCTCAAGGTGCTCCATAGAATATTGGGTAAGCGAATGACCTTCATTTCCTTGCTGCAGGGGTACATAGTTCGTAAGAGGATCTTTGGAAATAACAATTCCAGCAGCATGAGTACTTGCGTGACGAGGAAGACCTTCAATTCCCTTGGCGAAGCCGATTAGCTTCTGAACGACTTCACTCTCATCATAAGCTTTTTTTAACTCAGGAACTGTCTTTACCGCTTCCTCAAGCGTCATCCCTTGAGAAATATATTTAGCCGTTTGATCCACTATATTTGCGGGGTAGTTCATTACCCTCCCAACATCACGGATGGCCGCCCGAGCTGCCATCGTTCCGAAGGTAATAATCTGCGCTACGTATTCTCTTCCATATTTTTGCGATACATACTCGATGACTTCCCCACGTCTTTCCACTTCGAAGTCAATATCAATATCCGGCATGCTAATTCGTTCCGGGTTAAGGAATCTTTCGAATAGCAGCTCATATTTTAATGGATCAACATTCGTAATATCCAAGGTGTAGGCTACAAGGCTACCCGCAGCAGAACCCCTTCCAGGACCCGTAACAATTTTCTGCTGATGGGCAAATCTCATGAAATCCCAGACGATTAAAAAGTAGTCAGAGAACCCCATCTTCTCAATCACGGATAGCTCATAGGATAATCTCTGCCTCGCTTCTTCCGTTGGTGTACCGTAACGATTCACTAGTCCTTGTTCACACAATCTCTTAAGATATGCGGGGGCCGTATCTTCTAGAGGCAGTGGAAACTTAGGAAGTATATACTGACCAAACGGAATCTTTACCTCGCAACGATCAGCAATGAGCGCGGTATTATGAACAGCCTCCTTAGCATAGGGGAAGAGCTTTATCATATCTTGTTGACTCTTCAAGTAGAATTGATCATTCGGAAATCTCACGCGACTCGAATCTGTGATTAACTTTCCACTGCCAATGCAAAGTAAAATATCATGATTTAAAGAATCCCCTGCTTCTAGATAGTGAACACTGTTTGTCGCAATCAGTGGTACACCAGTTTCCTTGCTGCAATGAAGCAATCTCTGATTCAGCATGCGTTGGTCTTCGAGACCATGATCCTGCAATTCTAAGTAAAAGTTTCCCTGCCCGAAGATAGCTTCATATTCCCTCACCGCCTCCGCAGCAGCAGAAATATTGCGATCCTGAAGATAGTGCTGGATCTCTCCAGTTGGTCCGGAACTGAATGCAATAAGGCCCTCTGCGTAGTTTTTCAGTAGAGCCTTATTGACTCTAGGCTTACCGTATGTTGTACGTGTGTGAGCCTCGGTTACGAGCTTCAGCAGATTTTGATAACCTTTATTATTTTCTGCAATCATGACCAGGGAATAACGTTTTTCATCCCGTACCCGATCAAGGAGGTCCCCTGAAATGACATCTATAGTAACTCCTAGAAGGGGTTTAATACCATGACGCAGACAGCTTTTATAAAATGGGATCATCCCGTACATTGTTCCATAGTCGGTGATGGCCAAAGCCTCCATACCTAGATCCTTAGCTTTTTTAACAAGGGCTTCGATTCTGCAAGCCCCTTCTAGCAAGCTATATTCACTATGGACTCGCAAATGGACAAAACGCTCCAAACGTCTCTCCCCTCTCTATCAAGCTTAAGATTTGCCTTTTATTATACATCAAGTGTCCAATCAATTATCATAATCCTCCATACCTGTCCATAAGAATATAAGGATACTAAAAAGGAAGTGGTTATCCTTGACTCTACTAGCAAATGTCATTCTCCATTTTTTCATTGCATTCGGCATCGTCGTAGGTGGTTCCTTAATGGGAGCTATGGGATCGTTCCTTGTCAGGCAGCCTCCCTTAAGCAATATGATGGCACTATCGGAGAAGCTAAAAATATGGGGGCTTGTTGGAGCACTAGGTGGAACCTTCGACTCGTTTATGCAAATCGAACGTGTCTTTAGCGATGGGCAGTTATCTGACATCATCAAACAGATCATCTTAATTATTAGTGCTTTCGCTGGAGCTTATAGCGGATTTGTTCTCATTAAGTGGCTCGGGAAGATCGAAGGCTAATGAGAATTCCAAGTCGACAAACCTATAGACAATGGATTCGGTATGAGATGATTTTCTGCCTAGGTATGGTTCTAGGGGCTCTTATCTTCTTATTGTTCTATGGAAAGGAGTTGGACAGACTGCACTTACAGCTCAAGGCCCTAGAAAACGAGAATCAGCACTATATTAACTTGAATAAAAAACACGAAGAACAAAACAAGTCGAACTCTCCACGGAAGCTTACCGTGGAAAATATAGAAATTCATCTCGAGGAACCAAAGCCAGATGATAAGTTTATTGAGTTAGAATTACAGAAACGAATTGGACAAGAAATGAAGTTCATAGAGGGAAAGTCACTTGAGAGCGTCAATGACTTGCACCTATTAATTCGTCAGCACTTTAAGGAACGTACTTACCGATT
The Ammoniphilus sp. CFH 90114 DNA segment above includes these coding regions:
- a CDS encoding DNA polymerase III subunit alpha, with the protein product MERFVHLRVHSEYSLLEGACRIEALVKKAKDLGMEALAITDYGTMYGMIPFYKSCLRHGIKPLLGVTIDVISGDLLDRVRDEKRYSLVMIAENNKGYQNLLKLVTEAHTRTTYGKPRVNKALLKNYAEGLIAFSSGPTGEIQHYLQDRNISAAAEAVREYEAIFGQGNFYLELQDHGLEDQRMLNQRLLHCSKETGVPLIATNSVHYLEAGDSLNHDILLCIGSGKLITDSSRVRFPNDQFYLKSQQDMIKLFPYAKEAVHNTALIADRCEVKIPFGQYILPKFPLPLEDTAPAYLKRLCEQGLVNRYGTPTEEARQRLSYELSVIEKMGFSDYFLIVWDFMRFAHQQKIVTGPGRGSAAGSLVAYTLDITNVDPLKYELLFERFLNPERISMPDIDIDFEVERRGEVIEYVSQKYGREYVAQIITFGTMAARAAIRDVGRVMNYPANIVDQTAKYISQGMTLEEAVKTVPELKKAYDESEVVQKLIGFAKGIEGLPRHASTHAAGIVISKDPLTNYVPLQQGNEGHSLTQYSMEHLEEIGLLKMDFLGLRNLTIIEYTLDLIRRHADQEFQLTQISHEDEKTYKMLAHGDTTGIFQLESSGMRNALREVKPTSLEDIIAILALYRPGPMDIIPDFAAAKNGRKQVSYIHEDLRPILKNTYGFIIYQEQIMQIASKMAGYSLGEADVLRRAVSKKKRDVLEQQRTQFVSGCVQQGYPESIGQELYDLIVRFADYGFNRSHSAAYSLIAYQMAYLKANYPQEFLTACLSLAAGNAVKVAEYVEESRKRGIPVLLPDINDSQSLFSMNGKGILFGLSAIKNVGVQAVQLILQERELRGAFSSLSDFCRRVDPKVSNRRTLEALVQSGALDRLPGHRAQKLSVLDVVIEIGQNLRKSQSNGQFSLFSNEQAKESEVDFPEIPPFTKKELLNLEKELLGLFVSGHPLDEYDSILYRKEITPLNSLDQSLHGKQNVMVAGMVVECRVINTRKGVPMAFATLEDKVSGLEMVVFPNVYEKDPSLWKRGKLLVVQGKVESQEDQVKLIVQRAWDMLSLPLSSSEPRKKALFIRLSEEVEKSSKLLDVQSAVLNYSGVSEVYLYYETSKETKKLQEKYNVEIHPTLIEDLENLVGKGSVIVKEWAK
- a CDS encoding YtrH family sporulation protein → MTLLANVILHFFIAFGIVVGGSLMGAMGSFLVRQPPLSNMMALSEKLKIWGLVGALGGTFDSFMQIERVFSDGQLSDIIKQIILIISAFAGAYSGFVLIKWLGKIEG